From the genome of Halomonas sp. 1513, one region includes:
- a CDS encoding acetyltransferase translates to MTATLPRSALHDSARWETSPLDLDAYLARIDYRGPLTPTLSTLHELQRAHLAAVPFENLEIVTGGKIRLDLESLQDKLVRRRWGGYCHEQNILFATVLDRLGFVVEGRSARILMGDDADKVTPLGHTILNVTVAGHQWLVDVGVGNVGPREPIRLDEGVEARHGRWEYRLERSSLGYWLLRHHRHGGWFSLYQFSDEPYYRADFEEQNYLVSHHPDSPFVRRIVAQHNGAEERLALTDLELKIFRPGEAPELQRLDAEALPQILRKRFGLVLAPHQEAALLRRAESLVEASA, encoded by the coding sequence ATGACCGCTACGCTGCCTCGATCCGCTCTTCACGATTCGGCTCGGTGGGAAACATCGCCGCTTGACCTCGACGCCTACCTGGCGCGCATCGATTATCGCGGACCACTAACCCCGACGTTGAGTACGCTGCACGAGCTGCAGCGTGCGCATCTCGCGGCGGTGCCCTTCGAAAATCTCGAGATCGTCACCGGCGGCAAGATCCGCCTCGACCTGGAGAGCCTGCAGGACAAGCTGGTGAGGCGGCGGTGGGGTGGCTACTGCCACGAGCAGAATATCCTGTTTGCCACGGTGCTTGATCGGCTCGGCTTCGTCGTCGAAGGGCGCAGTGCGCGGATACTGATGGGCGACGATGCGGACAAGGTGACGCCACTCGGGCACACCATCCTTAACGTCACCGTGGCGGGGCATCAGTGGCTGGTCGATGTGGGGGTCGGCAACGTTGGGCCGCGCGAGCCGATCCGTCTCGACGAGGGCGTCGAGGCGCGCCACGGCCGCTGGGAGTATCGGCTGGAGCGCTCATCGCTGGGGTACTGGCTGCTGCGCCATCACCGCCACGGCGGCTGGTTCAGTCTCTACCAGTTCAGCGACGAGCCTTACTACCGTGCCGACTTTGAAGAGCAGAACTATCTCGTCTCCCATCATCCGGACTCGCCCTTCGTGCGCCGCATCGTCGCCCAGCACAACGGCGCTGAGGAGCGCCTGGCGTTGACCGATCTGGAGCTGAAGATCTTCCGTCCCGGCGAGGCGCCTGAACTGCAGCGACTCGATGCCGAGGCGCTGCCGCAGATACTGCGCAAGCGCTTCGGCCTTGTGCTTGCGCCGCACCAGGAAGCGGCGCTGCTGAGGCGGGCTGAGTCGCTAGTCGAGGCGTCGGCCTAG
- a CDS encoding AsnC family transcriptional regulator: MLKRALDNLDRRILAALQRDARLTNVQLAEEVGLSPSPCLRRVRRLEAAGVIRGYHAELGRSETGFGLTVFVGIKVERHHEEQASAFRKAVQALPEVISAHLVSGEADFLLQVVVPDLAAYESFLTETLLRLPWVSDIRSNFAIQTVKQAGPLPLQQLSREESP, translated from the coding sequence ATGCTAAAACGTGCGCTAGACAACTTGGATCGGCGGATTCTTGCCGCGCTGCAGCGCGACGCCCGCCTGACCAATGTTCAGCTTGCCGAAGAGGTTGGGTTGTCGCCTTCGCCCTGTCTGCGTCGAGTGCGCAGGTTGGAGGCCGCAGGTGTCATTCGTGGTTACCATGCAGAGTTGGGGCGCAGCGAGACAGGATTTGGTCTCACCGTTTTCGTTGGTATCAAGGTGGAGAGGCATCATGAGGAGCAGGCGAGTGCTTTTCGGAAAGCGGTTCAGGCGCTGCCAGAAGTGATCTCCGCCCACCTGGTATCAGGGGAGGCCGACTTCCTGCTCCAGGTCGTGGTGCCTGACCTGGCTGCCTATGAGTCATTCCTGACCGAGACATTGCTAAGACTGCCCTGGGTGAGTGATATCCGCAGCAACTTTGCCATCCAGACCGTTAAGCAGGCAGGCCCGTTACCGTTGCAGCAACTGTCACGTGAAGAGAGTCCCTGA
- a CDS encoding ectoine hydroxylase, which produces MRDSQDLFPTRLERKLGMFERIDPVVYGDETQLANGPLDKSQIEAYERDGFLSFDGFFDADDMQAFIDELRGYEDDADLKLSEGTILEPGREEIRTVFGIHQVSERFNRLTRDPRLLAIVKQLLGSDVYIHQSRINYKPGFKGKGFDWHSDFETWHSEDGMPRMRALSCSIVLTDNGEFNGPLMLIPGSHRYFVPCVGRTPENNYKESLKSQEVGVPPASSLRELMLENDIEAPKGPAGSLIIFECNTLHGSNINMSCWPRSNLFFVYNSVENTLHEPYCGNRPRPEFLAERSDWQPLEPLNES; this is translated from the coding sequence ATGAGAGACTCGCAAGATCTCTTTCCCACCCGCCTGGAACGCAAGCTGGGCATGTTCGAGCGCATCGATCCGGTGGTATACGGCGATGAAACACAGCTCGCCAACGGCCCGTTGGACAAGTCGCAGATCGAAGCGTATGAGCGCGACGGGTTTCTGTCGTTCGACGGCTTCTTCGATGCGGACGATATGCAGGCCTTTATCGACGAGCTGCGGGGCTACGAAGACGATGCCGATCTGAAGCTGTCCGAGGGCACGATTCTCGAACCCGGTCGTGAGGAAATTCGCACCGTATTCGGCATCCATCAGGTTTCCGAGCGTTTCAACCGTCTGACGCGTGACCCTCGCCTGCTGGCAATCGTCAAGCAGCTGCTGGGCAGCGATGTCTACATCCACCAGTCACGGATCAACTACAAGCCCGGCTTCAAGGGCAAGGGCTTCGACTGGCACTCCGATTTCGAGACCTGGCACAGCGAGGACGGCATGCCCCGCATGCGTGCGCTGAGCTGCTCCATCGTGTTGACCGATAACGGTGAGTTCAACGGGCCGCTGATGCTGATTCCCGGTTCGCACCGCTACTTCGTGCCCTGTGTAGGGCGCACGCCGGAGAACAACTACAAGGAGTCGCTCAAGAGCCAGGAGGTCGGGGTGCCGCCCGCCAGCAGCCTGCGTGAGCTGATGCTGGAGAACGACATCGAAGCGCCCAAAGGGCCTGCCGGGTCGCTGATCATTTTCGAGTGCAATACCCTGCACGGCTCGAATATCAATATGTCATGTTGGCCAAGGAGCAATCTGTTCTTCGTCTATAACAGTGTCGAGAACACGCTCCACGAACCGTACTGCGGCAACCGGCCAAGACCTGAGTTTTTGGCCGAACGCTCCGATTGGCAGCCACTCGAGCCGCTGAATGAGTCGTAG
- a CDS encoding LysR family transcriptional regulator, producing MTQMPSLSGHRALPLLDSDVLRTFVTIAESGSFTRAAQQVFRTPSALSMQIKRLEETLGQPLFVREARQVRLTPEGEMLLGYGRRLLKLNEEAVTQFLAPALEGRVGFGTTDDVGTRILPGVLAQFARSHPAVHVDVVVGSSASMLQRLDAGELDLILITAGNPGQEPRGEIVHSEPLVWVGREGGVAVQRSPLPVALAHQGCAWRKMALDALDGAGIGHRVAYTCEHSAGQEAAMLADLAVAPFPRSLIRAPLRRIEQDQLPPLGDYQIALVKRSDLSEAGDALAGHVVGAFGDTHR from the coding sequence ATGACACAGATGCCCTCACTCTCCGGCCATCGTGCCTTGCCTCTGCTGGATAGCGATGTGCTGCGGACCTTCGTGACGATTGCCGAGAGCGGCAGCTTCACGCGCGCCGCTCAGCAGGTCTTCCGTACGCCGTCGGCGCTCAGCATGCAGATCAAGCGCCTCGAGGAGACCCTGGGCCAGCCGCTGTTCGTGCGCGAAGCCCGCCAGGTAAGGCTCACACCCGAAGGCGAGATGCTGCTGGGTTACGGCCGGCGGCTGCTCAAGCTCAACGAGGAGGCGGTGACGCAGTTTCTGGCGCCCGCGCTCGAGGGGCGGGTGGGGTTCGGTACCACCGACGATGTCGGCACGCGCATCCTGCCCGGCGTATTGGCCCAGTTCGCACGCTCGCATCCGGCGGTGCATGTCGATGTGGTGGTGGGCAGTAGCGCCAGCATGCTGCAGCGCCTGGATGCCGGCGAGCTGGACTTGATACTCATCACCGCGGGCAACCCCGGCCAAGAGCCGCGCGGCGAGATCGTGCATAGCGAGCCGCTGGTATGGGTGGGCCGCGAGGGGGGCGTGGCCGTGCAGCGTTCACCATTGCCGGTGGCGCTGGCCCACCAGGGCTGTGCCTGGCGAAAAATGGCGCTGGATGCTCTCGACGGTGCCGGCATCGGCCACCGCGTCGCCTATACCTGTGAGCACTCCGCGGGTCAGGAGGCGGCGATGCTCGCCGACCTTGCCGTGGCGCCCTTTCCACGCAGCCTGATTCGTGCACCGCTGCGGCGTATCGAGCAGGATCAGCTGCCGCCGCTGGGCGATTACCAGATCGCGCTGGTCAAGCGTAGTGACCTCAGCGAAGCCGGCGACGCCTTGGCAGGGCATGTGGTGGGTGCCTTTGGCGATACCCACCGCTGA
- a CDS encoding lysine transporter LysE: MELWVFTSTLVIVYLLPGPDMILVLQTGVANGRLPALATAAGLAVARGAHVLLAATGLAALFAASPWTLDVIRLVGACYLIWLGIQILLSGPGLAVVDAIRPPTPSMELKAACKRGLLTNLLNPKSLLFCSVLLPQFLNAERSDILLQFLLLGSLVVGVGILFDTLYAMAASLLREWLTSHPMMQRLQRGVFSALLIGFGAQLMAS, translated from the coding sequence GTGGAACTCTGGGTATTTACTAGCACACTGGTCATAGTCTATCTGTTGCCGGGACCGGACATGATCCTGGTACTACAAACTGGCGTCGCCAACGGGCGCCTCCCTGCATTGGCCACTGCGGCGGGACTCGCCGTGGCACGAGGCGCCCACGTCTTGCTCGCGGCCACCGGGCTTGCCGCCCTCTTCGCTGCAAGCCCCTGGACCCTGGATGTCATCCGACTGGTGGGTGCCTGCTATCTGATATGGCTGGGTATCCAGATACTGCTATCGGGCCCAGGCCTCGCAGTTGTCGACGCGATCCGGCCCCCCACTCCCTCGATGGAACTGAAAGCGGCTTGCAAGCGTGGACTGCTCACCAACCTGCTGAACCCCAAGTCGTTGCTCTTCTGTTCCGTCCTGTTGCCCCAGTTCCTGAACGCCGAGCGAAGCGACATTCTGCTGCAATTTCTGCTCCTCGGTTCACTCGTGGTTGGCGTTGGGATCCTATTCGACACGCTCTATGCCATGGCCGCTTCGCTGCTCAGAGAGTGGCTGACCAGCCATCCAATGATGCAGCGTCTACAGCGCGGGGTTTTCTCTGCTTTGCTCATCGGCTTCGGCGCACAGCTGATGGCTTCCTGA